A DNA window from Moorella thermoacetica contains the following coding sequences:
- the spoIIAB gene encoding anti-sigma F factor: MASQEQVENSMALEFLSLPENVGLARVAVATFAAQVDMTLNELEEIKVAVSEAVSNAIIHGYEGKPRGTVRVTAEHTAAGLVITVTDQGRGIQDVALAMQPAYSTDPERMGLGFAFMQSFMDEVEVTSEVNRGTTVRMLKVLKKAGAE; this comes from the coding sequence ATGGCCAGCCAGGAACAGGTGGAAAACAGCATGGCCCTGGAGTTTTTGAGCCTGCCGGAGAACGTTGGCCTGGCCCGGGTGGCGGTGGCCACCTTTGCCGCCCAGGTGGATATGACCCTGAATGAACTGGAAGAGATCAAGGTGGCCGTTTCCGAGGCCGTTTCCAATGCCATTATTCACGGCTACGAGGGCAAGCCCCGAGGAACGGTGCGGGTCACGGCCGAACATACCGCCGCCGGCCTGGTGATTACTGTCACCGACCAGGGTCGGGGCATCCAGGATGTAGCCTTGGCCATGCAGCCGGCCTACTCCACCGACCCGGAACGGATGGGCCTGGGTTTTGCCTTTATGCAGTCCTTTATGGACGAGGTAGAAGTGACCTCGGAGGTCAACCGGGGAACCACGGTCAGGATGTTGAAGGTCCTCAAGAAAGCGGGAGCAGAGTGA
- a CDS encoding RidA family protein, with amino-acid sequence MTGKKVVATNQAPAAIGPYSQAIKIGNLIFTSGQIPLDPASGRIVDGGAAEQTARVMANLQAVLAAAGAGLEDIVKTTVYIKDMNDFSAINEVYGRYFTKEPPARSCVEVARLPKDVLVEIEAVAVVGNNGGR; translated from the coding sequence ATGACGGGCAAAAAAGTAGTTGCAACCAATCAGGCTCCGGCAGCCATCGGGCCTTACTCCCAGGCCATTAAGATAGGCAACTTGATTTTCACCTCCGGTCAAATACCCCTTGACCCGGCAAGCGGCCGGATCGTCGACGGCGGGGCGGCTGAGCAGACAGCCAGGGTGATGGCCAATTTGCAGGCCGTCCTGGCTGCCGCCGGGGCCGGCCTGGAGGATATTGTCAAAACTACCGTATATATAAAAGATATGAATGACTTTAGCGCTATCAACGAGGTTTACGGGCGGTACTTTACCAAGGAACCCCCGGCCCGTTCCTGCGTAGAGGTGGCCCGCTTGCCTAAAGATGTACTGGTGGAGATCGAGGCGGTGGCGGTTGTCGGGAATAATGGAGGCCGGTAA
- the sigF gene encoding RNA polymerase sporulation sigma factor SigF yields the protein MRLSEMNLPRFPLLSEAETDELLRRAKAGDKEARERLINCNLKLVFNLVQRFEKRNYELEDLFQIGTIGLIKAIDKFDLSYKVRFSTYAVPMILGEIRRFLRDDSAVKVSRSLKETAFKVNRTREELAKKFGREPAIGEIAEALDLSREEIIAALEAVQMPSSIHDTVYQDDGDPIYVLDQLASEDGEEPEWLDKIALKEVLRQLPEKHRRVLVLRFFQDKTQAEVAARMGLSQVQISRIERQALQRIRELLQAEGSWDGDSVPLPGCRE from the coding sequence ATGCGCCTGTCGGAAATGAATCTCCCCCGCTTTCCCCTCCTGTCCGAAGCCGAGACGGATGAGTTGTTGCGCCGGGCCAAGGCAGGGGATAAGGAGGCCCGGGAGCGGCTGATTAACTGTAACCTGAAGCTCGTTTTTAATCTGGTGCAACGCTTCGAGAAACGTAACTACGAGCTGGAAGATCTCTTCCAGATCGGAACCATCGGGCTCATCAAGGCCATTGATAAGTTTGACTTAAGCTATAAGGTGCGGTTTTCCACTTATGCCGTACCCATGATCCTGGGGGAAATTCGGCGCTTTTTGCGGGATGACAGCGCCGTCAAGGTCAGTCGCTCCTTAAAGGAAACGGCCTTTAAAGTCAACCGCACCCGGGAGGAACTGGCCAAGAAATTCGGCCGGGAACCGGCCATCGGCGAGATAGCCGAGGCCCTGGACCTCTCCCGGGAGGAGATTATAGCCGCCCTGGAAGCCGTGCAGATGCCTAGTTCCATCCACGACACCGTCTACCAGGACGACGGCGATCCCATCTACGTTCTCGACCAGCTGGCCTCCGAAGACGGGGAGGAACCGGAGTGGCTGGATAAGATTGCCCTGAAGGAGGTCCTGCGCCAGTTGCCGGAAAAACACCGACGGGTGCTGGTCCTGCGTTTCTTCCAGGATAAAACCCAGGCGGAAGTGGCGGCCCGAATGGGGCTCTCCCAGGTACAGATCTCCCGCATTGAGCGCCAGGCCCTGCAAAGAATTAGGGAACTGCTCCAGGCGGAAGGGAGCTGGGATGGGGACAGCGTACCGCTGCCCGGGTGCCGGGAGTAA
- a CDS encoding phosphopentomutase, translated as MKLDRVIIIVLDSVGVGALPDAAQYGDEGSNTLAHIAATVDLRLPNLTRLGVGNITPLRGIPPVGTPAAAWGKMASQTAGKDTTSGHWELAGLILERPFPLYPHGFPPEIIEPFEKAIGRRVLGNKPASGTVIIEELGAEHMRTGNPIVYTSADSVFQIAAHEEVIPVEELYRYCKIARRLLTGEHAVGRVIARPFVGEPGHFIRTDRRQDFSLEPPRPTLLDAVIAAGLEVMAVGKIKDIFAGRGISRWIHTHDNMDGVDQTRNFMREGERGLIFTNLVDFDMRYGHRNDVAGYAAALEAFDRRLPELLDALETSDALILTADHGCDPTTPSTDHSREYVPLLIYGKRIRPLNIGVRPTFADLGATVADLLGVPYDLPGKSFASMLLE; from the coding sequence ATGAAGTTAGATCGGGTCATCATCATCGTTCTTGATAGCGTTGGCGTCGGGGCGCTGCCTGACGCTGCCCAATACGGGGACGAAGGCAGTAACACCCTGGCTCATATTGCCGCTACTGTAGACCTCAGGCTACCCAATCTTACCCGCCTGGGGGTGGGTAACATCACTCCCCTGCGGGGTATTCCCCCGGTAGGCACTCCGGCTGCCGCCTGGGGTAAGATGGCTTCCCAAACGGCCGGCAAGGACACCACCAGCGGGCACTGGGAACTGGCCGGGTTGATTTTAGAACGACCCTTTCCCCTCTACCCCCATGGCTTCCCGCCGGAGATAATTGAGCCTTTTGAAAAGGCCATCGGCCGCCGGGTCCTGGGTAATAAACCGGCTTCGGGTACGGTAATAATCGAGGAACTTGGAGCCGAACATATGCGCACCGGTAATCCCATTGTCTACACCTCGGCCGATAGCGTCTTCCAGATTGCCGCCCATGAAGAGGTCATTCCGGTGGAAGAGCTCTACCGCTATTGTAAGATTGCCCGGCGGCTGTTGACCGGGGAACATGCCGTCGGCCGGGTAATTGCCAGGCCCTTTGTCGGGGAGCCGGGGCATTTTATCCGTACCGACCGGCGTCAGGACTTTTCCCTGGAGCCGCCCCGGCCAACCCTGCTGGACGCCGTCATCGCCGCCGGCCTGGAGGTAATGGCCGTAGGTAAAATAAAGGATATTTTTGCGGGCAGGGGTATCAGCCGCTGGATCCACACCCACGACAACATGGACGGCGTCGACCAGACCCGCAACTTTATGCGCGAGGGCGAGCGGGGCCTCATTTTTACCAATCTGGTGGACTTTGATATGCGTTACGGCCACCGCAACGACGTGGCCGGTTATGCCGCTGCCCTGGAGGCCTTTGACCGGCGCCTGCCGGAGCTCCTGGACGCCCTGGAAACCAGCGACGCCCTGATCCTGACCGCCGATCATGGCTGTGACCCGACCACCCCGAGTACCGATCACTCCCGGGAATATGTGCCCCTCTTAATTTACGGGAAACGCATCCGGCCACTGAATATCGGTGTTCGCCCGACCTTCGCCGACCTGGGCGCCACGGTGGCCGACCTTTTGGGCGTGCCTTATGACCTGCCCGGGAAAAGCTTTGCTTCCATGTTGCTGGAGTAA
- the spoIVB gene encoding SpoIVB peptidase: MPLKRLGHRVLGLVLAAMLLYGGLAPPVRNFFALPWQQRLPAAAPISLPWELPPGLARQVEVKVNSGDWSRATTGDFPRWLQLQLKLFGFIPLKNITIQLVQPVDVSPGGQAIGVFLKTEGVQVVGQAAIVDERGNKVYLARQAGLETGDAIIAIDGQKVTSDQEVANLINAAGQANRQARITVKREGHLLTLNIHPRYCQETGRYRIGVYVRDSTAGVGTLTFYDQNKGVFGALGHVVTGSDGQTAMDISGGRIVAAAIQGIHQGYRGQPGEKLGVFLENGQFSGTIQKNTIVGIFGTITGKLPGNKEIPVALADTVHPGPAEILTVIEGEKVESFQVEIERVMPHQRASGKGLVLRITDPRLLAVTGGIIQGMSGSPIIQDGQLAGAVTHVFINDPTRGYGVLAEWMLQETELVPKDKARGATVETPGSFLFVVFCVG; this comes from the coding sequence ATGCCCTTGAAACGCTTGGGGCACCGGGTCCTGGGCCTGGTGCTGGCGGCAATGTTACTCTACGGTGGCCTGGCTCCGCCGGTACGCAATTTTTTTGCCCTCCCCTGGCAGCAGCGCCTGCCGGCAGCAGCGCCAATTTCCCTGCCCTGGGAACTGCCGCCGGGTCTGGCCCGCCAGGTCGAAGTGAAGGTTAATAGCGGGGACTGGAGCAGAGCCACTACCGGCGATTTCCCCCGGTGGTTACAGCTACAATTAAAATTGTTCGGCTTTATTCCATTAAAGAATATTACCATTCAGCTGGTACAACCGGTCGATGTTTCTCCCGGCGGCCAGGCTATAGGGGTCTTCTTGAAGACCGAAGGCGTCCAGGTAGTAGGCCAGGCGGCGATTGTAGACGAGAGGGGTAACAAGGTTTACCTGGCCCGGCAGGCAGGCCTGGAAACAGGCGACGCCATCATCGCCATTGACGGTCAGAAGGTAACCAGCGACCAGGAAGTGGCCAACCTGATCAATGCCGCCGGGCAGGCCAATCGCCAGGCCAGGATCACCGTTAAAAGGGAAGGCCACTTGTTGACCCTGAACATCCACCCTCGCTACTGCCAGGAAACAGGGCGCTACCGGATTGGCGTCTATGTCCGGGACAGTACGGCCGGCGTCGGCACCCTGACCTTTTACGATCAAAACAAGGGCGTTTTCGGTGCCCTGGGCCACGTAGTTACCGGCAGTGACGGCCAGACGGCCATGGATATCAGCGGCGGCAGGATAGTAGCGGCGGCCATCCAGGGTATCCACCAGGGCTACCGGGGGCAACCGGGAGAAAAGCTGGGCGTTTTTCTGGAAAACGGCCAATTTAGCGGTACTATACAGAAGAATACTATTGTTGGCATATTTGGAACGATAACCGGCAAGCTTCCCGGTAATAAAGAGATACCAGTAGCCCTGGCCGATACTGTCCACCCCGGACCGGCAGAAATCCTGACGGTTATCGAAGGAGAAAAGGTCGAAAGTTTCCAGGTGGAAATCGAACGGGTCATGCCCCACCAGCGGGCCAGCGGCAAGGGCCTGGTCCTTAGGATTACCGACCCCAGGTTACTGGCCGTAACCGGAGGCATTATCCAGGGTATGAGCGGGAGTCCCATTATTCAAGACGGCCAACTGGCCGGTGCCGTAACCCACGTCTTTATCAACGACCCGACCCGGGGTTACGGGGTGCTGGCGGAATGGATGCTCCAGGAGACAGAACTTGTTCCTAAAGATAAAGCCAGGGGTGCTACTGTCGAAACCCCTGGTTCTTTCCTTTTTGTGGTATTTTGTGTAGGATAA
- a CDS encoding D-alanyl-D-alanine carboxypeptidase family protein yields MQKLTAILLALLLALGMGPGFLLAADPADGAGNEAAPVTGQPGEVQATAGAAAGPGDINAKGAILMDPQTGEILWEKNSHAHYYPASMTKLMTMVVAMDMVANGQATLDEPVQVSERAESFGGSEVFLAVGETFPLEQMLIAIAVASANDAAVAVAEHLAGSEEAFVAMMNAKAKELGLKDTHFANCHGLHDEQNYTSAYDMAVIARYALKYPKIREWTSIKRYTLRKDPLTILDTTNKMLYWYPGTDGFKTGFTDAAGLNLVSTVERDGLRLVAVVMGVETPQGHFTESMKLYNWAFKQWAFKEFYGPGQVVASIPVGKGQVEQVKIVTTGKVGARISRLRGKAEGVTTKVELPGIVNAPVKEGQVVGQALVLRDGQVIDRVQLVTQQKVAKASLGQEIVRVIRAVFTIRQ; encoded by the coding sequence GTGCAGAAACTTACAGCGATACTGCTGGCCTTACTCCTGGCCCTCGGAATGGGGCCGGGATTCTTGCTGGCGGCTGATCCGGCGGATGGGGCCGGAAACGAAGCCGCGCCGGTCACCGGGCAGCCAGGTGAAGTCCAGGCAACGGCAGGCGCGGCAGCCGGGCCGGGAGATATCAATGCCAAGGGCGCCATCCTCATGGACCCCCAGACAGGGGAGATCCTCTGGGAGAAGAACTCCCATGCCCATTATTATCCGGCCAGCATGACCAAACTCATGACCATGGTCGTGGCTATGGACATGGTCGCCAACGGTCAGGCCACCCTGGATGAACCGGTCCAGGTGAGCGAACGGGCCGAAAGCTTTGGTGGGTCGGAGGTCTTCCTGGCTGTAGGCGAAACCTTTCCCCTGGAGCAGATGCTCATCGCTATTGCCGTGGCCTCGGCCAACGACGCGGCCGTAGCGGTGGCCGAGCATCTGGCGGGTTCGGAGGAAGCCTTCGTGGCCATGATGAACGCCAAGGCCAAGGAACTGGGCCTCAAGGATACCCACTTCGCCAACTGTCACGGCCTCCATGACGAACAGAATTATACCTCAGCCTATGATATGGCCGTAATTGCCCGTTACGCCCTGAAGTACCCCAAAATCCGCGAGTGGACCTCCATTAAGCGCTATACCCTGCGTAAAGATCCCCTGACCATCCTGGATACCACCAACAAGATGCTCTATTGGTACCCGGGAACGGACGGGTTTAAGACCGGCTTCACCGATGCTGCCGGCTTGAACCTTGTTTCAACGGTGGAGAGGGACGGTTTGCGGTTGGTCGCCGTTGTCATGGGCGTCGAGACGCCCCAGGGGCATTTTACCGAATCTATGAAGCTGTACAACTGGGCCTTTAAACAGTGGGCCTTCAAGGAGTTTTACGGCCCGGGCCAGGTAGTGGCCAGCATCCCGGTGGGCAAGGGCCAGGTGGAGCAGGTAAAGATTGTTACGACCGGGAAGGTCGGTGCCCGGATAAGCCGCCTCCGGGGTAAGGCTGAGGGCGTGACAACCAAAGTCGAACTGCCGGGTATTGTCAACGCCCCGGTGAAGGAGGGGCAGGTTGTCGGCCAGGCGCTGGTCCTAAGGGACGGGCAGGTGATCGATAGAGTACAGCTGGTGACGCAACAAAAGGTGGCAAAAGCCTCCCTGGGCCAGGAGATTGTCCGGGTCATCCGAGCCGTTTTCACTATTCGACAATAA
- the recN gene encoding DNA repair protein RecN, with translation MLQELQIENLALIESLQLNLEPGLTVLTGETGAGKSIIVDAVGLLVGARASGEYIRAGADKAVVRGLFQVAGLPGLKETLSAMGVAAEDDGTLLLCREISRSGRHSCRVNGRSLTLGMYQRIGQMLVDIHGQHAYQSLLRPAYQMDMLDSLAGLMELRQEVGELYTRWQDLKKELEELCGDRGERERQRDLWQYQLQEIGAANLTPGEEEELSRQREILNNGERLARGAAVVYAALFEEEGRSAYDQLSRALAELEALAAIDPGLQTWQGTLEGITAQVEEIARSVRRYGEGLEYDPARLQEIENRLELIKDLKRKYGGSIEAILQYQAETAAALERLEQMAGQAAALEKEIELAAEKYREKALLLRRRRMEAAQKIEKELLKVLKDLAMPAARIRVDCSEAPQPGPAGMDNITFLFQPNPGEGSRPLAQIASGGEMARVMLALKSILADVDAVPTLIFDEIDAGVGGAAARAVARTLAAIGRRRQVLCITHSAQLASFAGQHFRVSKEVREGRTYTRVDVLRGEERVDELARLLSGSASSVAREHAAALLQQSGSIK, from the coding sequence GTGCTCCAGGAACTGCAAATCGAAAACCTGGCGCTAATCGAGTCCCTGCAGCTCAACCTGGAGCCGGGGCTGACGGTTCTTACCGGGGAAACGGGTGCCGGCAAGTCCATTATCGTCGACGCCGTGGGACTGCTGGTAGGGGCCCGAGCCTCGGGCGAGTATATCCGCGCCGGGGCGGATAAGGCGGTAGTCAGGGGCCTCTTCCAGGTAGCCGGCCTGCCGGGCCTTAAGGAAACCCTGTCTGCCATGGGGGTGGCTGCGGAGGACGACGGGACCCTGCTCCTTTGCCGGGAGATCAGCCGCAGCGGTCGCCACAGCTGCCGGGTAAACGGGCGCAGCCTGACTCTGGGTATGTACCAGAGAATTGGCCAGATGCTGGTAGATATCCACGGCCAGCACGCCTACCAGTCCCTCCTGCGGCCGGCTTATCAAATGGATATGCTGGATAGCCTGGCCGGCCTGATGGAGCTCAGGCAGGAGGTCGGAGAGTTATATACCAGGTGGCAGGATTTAAAAAAGGAACTGGAGGAACTCTGCGGCGACAGGGGGGAGCGGGAACGGCAACGTGATCTCTGGCAATACCAGCTCCAGGAAATAGGCGCCGCCAACCTTACCCCCGGGGAAGAGGAAGAATTGAGCCGCCAGCGGGAAATCCTCAATAACGGGGAAAGGCTGGCCAGGGGTGCGGCGGTCGTTTATGCTGCCCTCTTTGAGGAAGAAGGCAGATCGGCCTACGATCAGCTCAGCCGGGCCTTGGCGGAACTTGAGGCCCTGGCAGCCATTGATCCCGGCTTGCAGACCTGGCAGGGCACCCTGGAGGGGATAACGGCCCAGGTCGAAGAGATAGCCCGGAGCGTTCGCCGCTATGGGGAAGGGCTGGAGTACGATCCTGCCCGCCTGCAGGAGATTGAAAACCGTCTGGAACTGATAAAAGATTTAAAACGCAAGTACGGCGGCAGTATCGAGGCCATTTTACAGTACCAGGCGGAAACGGCGGCCGCCCTGGAAAGGCTTGAGCAAATGGCGGGACAGGCGGCCGCCCTGGAAAAGGAGATCGAACTGGCCGCGGAAAAATACAGGGAAAAAGCCTTGCTTTTACGCCGGCGGCGTATGGAAGCAGCGCAAAAAATCGAAAAAGAGCTGCTGAAAGTCCTTAAGGATCTGGCCATGCCGGCAGCCAGGATCAGGGTGGACTGCAGCGAAGCACCACAGCCAGGCCCAGCGGGTATGGACAACATTACATTTCTTTTTCAACCCAATCCCGGAGAGGGCAGCCGGCCCCTGGCCCAGATAGCTTCCGGAGGGGAGATGGCCCGGGTAATGCTAGCCTTAAAGAGTATTCTGGCCGATGTTGACGCCGTGCCAACATTGATATTTGATGAGATTGACGCCGGCGTTGGCGGTGCTGCGGCCCGGGCGGTGGCCAGGACCCTGGCGGCCATAGGCCGCCGGCGACAGGTCCTTTGCATTACCCACTCGGCCCAGCTGGCCAGTTTTGCCGGGCAGCACTTCCGGGTTAGCAAGGAGGTGCGGGAAGGCCGCACCTATACCCGGGTCGATGTTCTCCGGGGTGAAGAGCGGGTTGATGAGCTGGCCCGGTTATTATCCGGTTCCGCCAGCAGTGTGGCGCGAGAACATGCCGCTGCCCTTTTACAACAATCAGGGTCCATAAAATGA
- the argR gene encoding arginine repressor: MKTQRQQLILKLIASTPIATQDQLARELRRRGLRVTQATVSRDIKELGLIKVPAGENLYRYAAPPGQRLINPYGRLQRLFADSVTKIDDSENLILIRTLPGTAHAVASCLDSLDWPEVIGTVAGDDTILVIVKPKEAVATVLQRFRELGEG; the protein is encoded by the coding sequence ATGAAAACCCAGCGGCAACAGTTAATCCTGAAACTGATAGCAAGTACCCCCATAGCCACCCAGGATCAACTGGCTAGAGAGTTGCGAAGGCGCGGTCTCAGGGTGACCCAGGCTACTGTCTCCCGGGATATCAAAGAACTGGGTCTGATCAAGGTACCGGCGGGGGAAAACCTCTACCGCTATGCCGCGCCCCCCGGGCAACGCCTTATAAACCCTTATGGCCGGCTGCAGCGTCTCTTTGCGGATTCCGTCACCAAGATCGATGACAGCGAAAATTTAATTTTAATCCGGACCCTGCCGGGAACGGCCCACGCCGTGGCTTCCTGCCTGGATTCCCTTGACTGGCCGGAGGTTATCGGCACCGTTGCCGGCGACGATACCATTCTGGTGATTGTCAAGCCCAAGGAAGCGGTAGCCACGGTTCTCCAACGCTTCCGGGAACTCGGGGAAGGGTGA
- a CDS encoding NUDIX domain-containing protein produces MDLTETRIASERIYEGRILNLRRDRVRLPDGHEASREVVEHPGAVAIIALDNDKNIYLVRQYRYPIERVTLEIPAGKLDSGEEPLTCAQRELAEEVGLAAAEWKPLLTFYSTPGFSNEIMHLFLATGLRSHREKADDDEFLEIVRVPLAEAAAMALRGAIQDAKSIAGIMAATCILQA; encoded by the coding sequence ATGGACCTGACTGAAACGCGGATTGCCTCGGAACGCATTTACGAAGGCCGGATACTAAACCTGCGCCGGGACCGGGTGCGTCTGCCCGACGGCCATGAGGCCAGCCGCGAGGTGGTAGAACATCCCGGCGCTGTTGCTATTATCGCCCTGGACAACGACAAAAACATCTACCTGGTACGCCAGTATCGTTATCCCATTGAACGTGTAACCCTGGAGATACCGGCCGGGAAACTGGATTCCGGCGAAGAACCCCTTACCTGTGCTCAGAGGGAGCTGGCCGAAGAGGTGGGCCTGGCGGCCGCGGAATGGAAACCCCTTTTAACCTTTTATTCGACCCCGGGGTTTTCCAATGAGATCATGCATCTTTTCCTGGCAACCGGCCTGCGGTCCCACCGGGAAAAGGCCGATGACGACGAGTTTCTGGAGATTGTCCGGGTACCCCTAGCTGAAGCAGCAGCCATGGCTTTACGGGGAGCAATTCAGGACGCCAAGAGTATCGCCGGAATAATGGCGGCAACATGCATTTTGCAGGCATAA
- the xerD gene encoding site-specific tyrosine recombinase XerD: protein MHELVDQFLYYLVVERGLAENTLASYNSDLQQFLLYLEGAGVKSPRDVTRGLLVAYLVKMQQDGRSPATISQHLAALKSFYHFLLRERLVESDPTADLESPRQSKKLPQVLTVAEVEKLLNQPRTDTPAGLRDKAMLELLYATGLRVSELVSLNVDQVNLEGEFVRCLGKGSKERVVPMGQVACFYVRTYIENGRGKLIKRATEPALFVNHHGRRLSRQGCWKILKGYVRAANLKKDITPHTLRHSFATHLLENGADLRSVQELLGHADIGTTQIYTHLTRKKIREIYDHTHPRA from the coding sequence GTGCACGAGCTGGTGGATCAGTTTCTCTATTACCTGGTGGTGGAACGGGGTCTGGCCGAAAATACCCTGGCTTCCTATAATAGTGATTTGCAACAGTTTCTTCTCTACCTGGAGGGAGCAGGTGTCAAATCGCCCCGGGATGTGACCCGAGGTTTACTGGTGGCTTACCTGGTGAAAATGCAGCAGGACGGGCGCTCGCCGGCTACCATTTCCCAGCACCTGGCGGCGCTGAAATCTTTTTATCATTTCTTGCTGCGGGAGCGCCTGGTGGAAAGCGACCCTACCGCCGACCTGGAATCACCCCGGCAGTCTAAGAAGTTGCCCCAGGTGCTGACGGTGGCTGAAGTCGAAAAGCTTCTTAACCAGCCGCGCACGGATACCCCGGCTGGTCTAAGGGATAAAGCCATGCTGGAACTCCTCTATGCCACCGGCCTGCGGGTATCCGAACTGGTGTCCCTCAACGTGGACCAGGTAAACCTGGAGGGTGAGTTTGTCCGCTGCCTGGGTAAGGGTTCCAAGGAAAGGGTGGTTCCCATGGGCCAGGTAGCCTGCTTCTATGTCCGGACATACATAGAAAACGGCCGGGGGAAACTAATTAAAAGAGCAACGGAACCGGCCCTGTTTGTCAATCACCACGGCCGCCGCCTCTCCCGCCAGGGCTGCTGGAAGATCCTCAAGGGTTATGTGCGGGCGGCCAACCTGAAAAAGGACATAACGCCCCATACCCTGCGCCACTCTTTTGCCACCCATCTGCTGGAAAACGGCGCCGACCTGCGTTCGGTGCAGGAACTCCTGGGGCACGCAGATATAGGTACGACCCAGATCTATACCCACCTGACCCGGAAGAAAATCCGGGAGATTTATGATCACACCCACCCGCGGGCGTAA
- a CDS encoding STAS domain-containing protein — MQVFFSMEGKELQARIKGEVDLETADQLRQELEASLDHARPEVLLLDLAGVTFMDSSGLGVILGRYRRLQKKGGRIILYRPQPQVRRLLELSGLGKIMTIETGEGLSEQGEID, encoded by the coding sequence TTGCAGGTATTCTTCAGCATGGAGGGCAAAGAACTCCAGGCCCGCATTAAAGGTGAAGTAGACTTGGAGACCGCCGACCAGCTGCGCCAGGAGTTGGAGGCCAGCCTGGATCATGCCCGGCCCGAGGTCCTGCTCCTGGACCTGGCAGGCGTGACCTTTATGGACAGTTCGGGCCTGGGAGTCATCCTGGGTCGTTACCGGCGTTTGCAAAAAAAAGGGGGCAGGATTATCCTCTACCGGCCCCAGCCCCAGGTGCGCCGCCTCCTGGAACTCTCCGGCCTGGGGAAAATTATGACTATTGAAACCGGGGAAGGGTTGAGCGAGCAGGGGGAGATTGACTGA
- a CDS encoding secondary thiamine-phosphate synthase enzyme YjbQ produces the protein MLFTFDLQTQAKEAMIDITHLAAKTVKEAGIKEGFCLVYVPHTTAGVTINENADPDVVTDILAALARIVSAGGYRHGEGNSPAHIKASLMGSNQTVVIHEGRLVLGTWQGIYFCEFDGPRRRKVHVKVWEG, from the coding sequence ATGCTTTTTACCTTTGATCTTCAGACCCAGGCTAAAGAGGCGATGATTGATATTACCCACCTGGCTGCAAAGACGGTAAAGGAGGCGGGCATCAAAGAGGGCTTCTGCCTGGTTTATGTACCCCATACCACGGCCGGGGTAACTATTAATGAAAACGCCGACCCGGATGTGGTGACCGATATCCTTGCGGCCCTGGCGAGAATCGTCTCGGCTGGCGGTTACCGTCACGGGGAAGGTAATTCTCCGGCCCATATCAAGGCTTCCCTCATGGGTAGTAACCAGACGGTAGTTATCCATGAGGGCCGCCTGGTTCTGGGTACCTGGCAGGGTATTTATTTTTGCGAATTCGATGGACCCCGCCGGCGCAAGGTCCATGTCAAGGTGTGGGAAGGATGA
- the spoIIM gene encoding stage II sporulation protein M produces the protein MERALTRHLKDNLGLYLLVGFFFLAGIITGTIAVNFLEPQQVSQLGAYLDKVLSQFKGEGPGFNQAAYQALLGALRETGLIWFLGLTVIGIPLIIGLIFLKGLILGFTVGFLVQQKALQGMAFSFLALLPPNIIQIPALFIAAILGISFSIGLMRGRGQAEAAILPRFLTYSFLMLLVTLVLVGGGLVEGYLSPFFARIVLAYF, from the coding sequence GTGGAGCGAGCCCTTACCAGGCATCTAAAAGATAATCTCGGCTTATACCTGCTGGTCGGCTTCTTTTTTCTGGCGGGGATCATTACCGGGACCATAGCGGTTAACTTTTTAGAGCCGCAGCAGGTAAGCCAGCTGGGAGCCTATTTGGATAAAGTTTTAAGCCAGTTCAAGGGAGAAGGCCCTGGTTTTAACCAAGCCGCTTACCAGGCCCTATTGGGTGCCCTCAGGGAAACGGGCCTGATTTGGTTTCTGGGTCTAACGGTGATCGGCATCCCCTTGATCATTGGTCTTATCTTTTTAAAGGGCCTGATCCTGGGTTTCACCGTCGGTTTTTTGGTCCAGCAGAAAGCGCTGCAGGGGATGGCCTTCTCCTTCCTGGCCCTTTTACCGCCCAATATAATCCAGATACCGGCCTTATTTATAGCAGCCATCCTGGGGATTTCTTTTTCTATCGGCTTAATGCGCGGTCGCGGCCAGGCTGAGGCCGCCATTTTGCCACGCTTTCTAACCTATTCCTTTCTAATGTTGCTGGTAACCCTGGTACTGGTAGGAGGAGGCCTGGTAGAAGGATACCTGTCCCCCTTTTTTGCCCGAATTGTCCTGGCCTATTTCTAA